A region of Candidatus Hadarchaeales archaeon DNA encodes the following proteins:
- a CDS encoding DNRLRE domain-containing protein: MSYKSFFFFFLFLLISPSVVEAGIGVGVKWSDLPIPVPYGQDVTVEINVWNWAENAENVLVWVQFVKITKEDGSPVPSGWFENIRIIPSLENIPVRSYLSKAVEPVDDTYISEEQPNQTFGGSRNLVVGGTEGSRKMIFLKFDLTDLPEGSKIESAVLYLRNRDENFEGKIVKVYGLDNDGWNGDTLNWARKPENLGEQIAQAVMPSPGVDVGWLVTPWVYSQYNKDGIISFVLLTENSGETIFASGETADWPRLEVVYSAWLGMRVEANFLLPNLREYVRTSRAQPKIPKEIENYADAYSLAYYLDNGEGLWIPVRRVFLKMKVSKEALGGIYTIYVDVFAQAVRGGAGGGLGATYSVEAKPKIKVIAPAPPIPIPVLITILAIIAILIVLFILWWAVRKKKIELRKI; encoded by the coding sequence TTGAGTTATAAGTCTTTTTTCTTTTTTTTCCTTTTCTTACTCATAAGTCCAAGCGTTGTTGAGGCGGGAATAGGCGTTGGAGTCAAGTGGTCGGATCTCCCCATACCCGTTCCATACGGTCAAGATGTCACAGTTGAGATAAACGTATGGAATTGGGCCGAGAATGCAGAAAACGTCTTGGTATGGGTTCAGTTTGTGAAAATCACAAAAGAGGATGGCAGTCCCGTCCCCAGTGGCTGGTTCGAAAACATCCGAATAATCCCGTCGCTCGAGAATATCCCCGTGCGTTCTTATCTCTCCAAGGCTGTGGAACCAGTCGACGACACGTATATCTCGGAGGAACAGCCAAACCAAACTTTTGGAGGAAGCCGTAATCTCGTTGTAGGAGGAACCGAGGGAAGTAGAAAGATGATATTTTTAAAATTTGACCTTACCGATTTACCTGAAGGAAGCAAAATAGAATCTGCAGTTCTATATCTCCGGAACAGGGACGAAAACTTTGAGGGAAAGATAGTGAAGGTTTACGGACTGGACAACGATGGGTGGAACGGAGATACCTTAAACTGGGCTAGGAAACCGGAGAACCTCGGAGAGCAAATAGCTCAAGCTGTAATGCCTTCTCCGGGCGTGGACGTAGGTTGGTTAGTTACTCCTTGGGTTTATTCACAATATAACAAAGATGGAATAATCTCCTTTGTTCTCCTCACAGAGAATTCGGGAGAGACGATATTTGCCTCTGGAGAAACTGCCGATTGGCCAAGGCTTGAGGTTGTGTACAGCGCTTGGCTTGGAATGAGGGTTGAGGCAAACTTTCTGCTTCCAAACCTGCGGGAGTATGTGAGGACGTCCAGAGCCCAACCCAAGATCCCGAAGGAAATAGAGAACTATGCTGATGCATATTCACTCGCATATTATCTCGACAACGGAGAAGGTCTTTGGATTCCCGTGAGAAGGGTTTTCCTGAAGATGAAAGTCTCGAAAGAAGCCCTCGGAGGAATATATACGATTTATGTTGACGTTTTTGCCCAGGCTGTTAGAGGGGGTGCCGGTGGAGGTTTAGGAGCGACTTATTCGGTAGAGGCCAAGCCAAAGATAAAAGTCATTGCTCCAGCTCCTCCGATACCAATTCCGGTTCTCATCACCATCTTGGCGATAATCGCGATTCTGATAGTGCTCTTCATCCTCTGGTGGGCGGTCAGGAAGAAGAAGATCGAGCTGAGGAAAATCTAG
- the wecB gene encoding UDP-N-acetylglucosamine 2-epimerase (non-hydrolyzing): MKVACVFGTRPEIIKLSPVIEECGKTGLDVLLVHTGQHYDYEMSDIFLQELGVPNPNYHLGIRTENPLERFSEIITRLERVLKKEEPDFMLAQGDTDTVPASLFVARRSGIPGGHVEAGLRSFNQASPEELNRKLASRLALLHFAPTELNREFLLSEGVDPANIFVTGNTIVDVVGKVRKRLKSEILSELEIRDEKPILLVTVHRPGNVDNKNNLSEIFGALCDLKEFQIVFPIHPRTEKRAAEFGLLQSLQRAEHVKVIKPLGYLDFLSLMSKCDLILTDSGGLQEEACEFKKPVVVMRETTPRWESVLAGFAFLAGTKRSRITATVQRIAADDGLKKKLRKTKNPFGDGKASKRIARILRRLGNKIGYPEPDEAMANSILRKIRRMTRAS; the protein is encoded by the coding sequence ATGAAGGTTGCGTGTGTCTTCGGGACGAGACCGGAGATAATCAAACTCTCGCCGGTGATTGAAGAGTGTGGAAAAACCGGGCTCGATGTGCTTCTTGTGCACACGGGACAACACTATGATTATGAGATGAGTGATATCTTTTTGCAAGAGTTGGGTGTTCCAAATCCGAATTACCATTTGGGAATCCGGACGGAAAATCCTTTGGAAAGATTTTCGGAGATAATCACAAGATTGGAAAGAGTTTTGAAAAAAGAAGAGCCAGATTTTATGCTCGCGCAGGGAGATACCGACACTGTTCCAGCCTCGCTGTTCGTCGCTAGGCGCTCCGGGATCCCTGGAGGGCACGTGGAGGCAGGGCTTAGATCGTTTAATCAAGCGAGCCCAGAGGAGCTCAACAGAAAGTTGGCCAGCCGGCTCGCCCTTTTGCATTTTGCACCGACCGAGCTTAACAGAGAATTCCTTCTGTCTGAGGGAGTGGACCCGGCGAATATTTTCGTGACCGGAAATACCATCGTCGATGTTGTCGGAAAAGTCAGAAAAAGACTCAAATCTGAAATCCTGAGCGAACTTGAAATTCGGGATGAGAAGCCGATTCTACTGGTTACGGTTCATAGACCAGGAAACGTTGACAACAAAAATAATCTTTCCGAGATCTTCGGTGCTCTCTGCGATCTCAAAGAATTCCAGATAGTATTTCCGATTCATCCGCGCACAGAAAAGAGAGCTGCCGAGTTCGGACTTTTGCAGAGCCTTCAGAGAGCCGAGCATGTAAAGGTTATAAAACCTCTTGGTTATCTAGATTTCCTTTCTCTTATGTCAAAGTGTGATCTCATTCTGACAGATTCTGGGGGACTACAAGAAGAAGCTTGCGAATTCAAAAAGCCCGTCGTAGTGATGAGGGAAACCACGCCTCGGTGGGAATCTGTTCTAGCTGGTTTTGCATTTTTAGCCGGGACAAAGAGAAGCAGGATAACTGCAACTGTTCAACGCATTGCAGCAGATGATGGTCTCAAAAAGAAATTGAGGAAAACAAAGAATCCCTTTGGAGATGGAAAGGCCTCAAAGAGAATCGCTCGGATTCTGCGCAGACTAGGGAATAAAATAGGATATCCCGAACCGGACGAAGCTATGGCTAATAGTATCTTGAGAAAAATACGGAGGATGACGCGTGCCAGTTGA
- a CDS encoding helicase HerA-like domain-containing protein has translation MSKRINRSHDKRFLVKKLNMFTSYNRKEFTLLLLGLVISGLFAILWTGLASATPDITISVFLNDEIVNPEQTIVAWGIAEEDGAPLDNRIVRFFLDGAFQTLSWGMPSSAPWEAGIRENTIIEANRIKLQYKPDMDIVFINENGYISWIDPYREVKTLGVYADKLGGAGDIDGDGKIDVVFTDGPQGALKYVDVDNNIRTLVASGVVNVAKGLADFDGDGKLDVPYVTTAYDYKIYFVDYEGRIRSVGPLPIHPLLLGGVGDFDNDGKPEVSFGYMSDIRHVDIDGQVISMGGSVQFHQTDRRSDISQAADFNGDGRLDVAYNPPSAYSDLWITDNRGNVRRVLPTGNVFGGLGTVGGMGDFYGDGRIVIAYKAFFTSTGNRYTPSHIMVVDNTGRIDNLGVLARYIGPIVDFDMDTGYVPSGSYRTPVIDWRSPTIRIENITLTVAIPVDTRLWVNVQVSDDNFSTIKDSNLLVLTPGMGGIDRTFPLSLKPARYARVIFSFFTDDLSRTAVLTSFTLNTNIVTLENGWYMRTFEAPSTLGTHQIKFTVERYPYLGENTKTFDVRRLVFEPAGLLDEHGQIDNILNPGERYYVLVKIQEENGTHRYDVTSGSFTENIGGTLHSLIYLENSIWRTSLQLTAPTTIGTYSFGSTVSGYSAENIIGSGNVTHTYYVKTLEIQLFFERSWVNPGDNVTIYGRVKKWPDNVWVEDADVDVYVAGNYVATVRTQSGENAGRYKYTFQAPRTLGGYPVRVWISHQGLDRENTSTFYVKTLTITVNMDPASHQVRPGVKVRIYGVVRRWPEGTPASYATVKLRMGPLDNYENINWPVADNIARADGSYDIYFTVRDEWVGEFKLVVIATDNYLLENENSTWMLSETIKISVYFSRSNVPPGTLIYVWGWAIFQPSGVPVSNNPVSIWKWEGADEDATFTDENGRYEYYFYAPQNWGNYNFRVRTSKAGLTGENVYPYKVSTILISLNIDDKIVNKGQEINISGRAALFPGNLPVGNTVFRYSVGWRPGYSYTRTDENGNYTFVETAPSAIGRYTIKVEIAQGDFSGENADNIETRDMLISVSLSKTKAIPGERVRVSGLTTVLLPGGENRPPRGGTRVDIYIDDEWWAYTYTDTSGYYWKDINAPDVGPHEVKVVCADNENIIGENVTYLYVERILISVNVDRDPSNPGAANRVWGYAWFQYSGDPVENYVQIRLNGVPIATVMTNRFGYYENNFTSPTSLGEHRIDVTMLHENFRGDNTRWFWVRTLDIPVNLSDKIVRSGQYITVSGRITVQPGGWPVPQYTVVRIYPSWTSPIITSTGPDGTYTAGLNAPATLGIHTIRVEAEEGENGIMGSRENTIEVRELRFSEFKLVDNHGQEDRIMNPGESYRLFIRIQEFNGASYFDVEETHPSNPFKVTIAGQDYTLAYTGSSGIWRTPYLTAESSLGMYVVSAFFFGSSANDIYGSQSINYTYDVKTIWLSLVIDNVVNPMENTTISGRAILLPDDAPVKRENVFIFKEDELLTIVQTDWEGYFRYSFVAPDLLENYFLKVRITDANGIERENSRRQWVKTIEISIFLGEEVVGISPTDNVYGWVILHPDNIPQSGLAVRIFGTGLDNEQTVYTNDEGYYFLQFNVSAYARNYGFGEVRVQVRNADNIYNENSATYYVGTPVNVRGWMKNAEGKPLPATFEFTSISKGYTLRISVKPDGTYSGVIIKDDYHMTFRLFGHSITFYSVRTFSEAQQWENFDNLIRIDNIPRSAAYVSDNVNTIFAIAIEIDNKLADNFQTATIVLDYTPWLGMITNESNLAVYKASWDMARRENTSKWTRLGGTINKIDHTITLSGVTKFSAYVVGESVPSMQDVVGPIVGPLVGPIVGPLRGPIPDYSGTLRKIMGLIADIQTTVENLPTLENLPQTPPVEVTPSPSAGVSLDMYPGETAKVPLSIKNNSNVPIIVTASKVGQTSAFISFEEPYITVQPGDVGKVMLVVHIPENTPKGLYTGSVFLYPGVLQAPIEIPVKIRVLSPARSLLDVRISSLLPSVNPGKHQKAEVTLYNMGEEKRVDAVVRVQLIDPDTLAVLNEVEETMAVETSLSRIFSLKVPENAKEKYYYLKALATYLTGENREMQASALASMSVIIPFWDKTTWGISNKIFYSVIAAAIAAGTAGYLYYRRLKKLREAQKRYERVLSFTELPQPGPRSAFIGKLAETPRKAYLYLDDLRTHAIVAGATGAGKTIMTQDLAEEALMHGIDVFVFDPTAQWTGMLQKCTEHEMLRHYDKFGMKERDAAGFPGYIKRIKDPTEYLNLGKLLKRPKKEGEMGRIWVFLIDQLDSRDLDVFIANTINDIFKSNPEESQKLRALIIFDEVHRLLPRFGGKGLGITMLERAVREFRKWGIGLVLASQVIADFEKEIRANIRTQIQLWTRDEEELERIKEKFGLGYMQSVAKAAVGTGMVFNSDYNKGRPYFIHFRPILHRLTRLEEDVIIKWDKYTRRLEELQEKLDKLREAGADIFDLEIELGLARKKLEEGAFDVVDLYLESVEPRIDKECKARKIEIKKVRVTEEELKKAEMEAKKERVKAEKAEDEKESRKPEKKT, from the coding sequence TTGTCGAAAAGAATAAATAGATCGCACGATAAAAGATTTCTGGTAAAGAAATTGAACATGTTTACATCTTATAACAGAAAGGAATTCACCCTCTTGCTCCTCGGGTTAGTGATTTCTGGACTTTTCGCCATTCTCTGGACGGGACTCGCAAGCGCAACGCCAGATATCACCATCTCAGTCTTTCTCAACGACGAAATCGTTAACCCAGAACAAACGATCGTTGCCTGGGGAATCGCCGAAGAAGACGGTGCCCCGCTAGACAACAGAATTGTCCGATTCTTCTTGGATGGGGCTTTTCAAACCTTGAGCTGGGGTATGCCTTCATCGGCCCCTTGGGAGGCTGGAATACGGGAAAACACGATCATCGAAGCAAATAGAATAAAACTTCAGTACAAGCCGGACATGGACATCGTTTTCATAAACGAAAACGGATACATCAGCTGGATTGACCCATACCGAGAAGTCAAGACGCTCGGAGTGTATGCAGACAAGCTCGGCGGAGCTGGAGACATTGACGGAGACGGGAAAATCGATGTGGTTTTTACGGATGGACCTCAGGGTGCTCTGAAATATGTTGACGTTGACAATAACATTAGAACGCTTGTAGCTTCCGGCGTTGTTAACGTTGCAAAGGGGCTTGCGGATTTCGATGGAGACGGAAAGCTGGACGTTCCGTATGTCACCACTGCTTATGACTACAAAATTTATTTCGTAGACTATGAAGGACGAATCCGGAGCGTCGGACCACTGCCCATACATCCGCTTCTGCTTGGCGGAGTAGGAGACTTCGATAACGACGGAAAACCGGAGGTCTCGTTCGGATATATGAGCGACATCCGGCACGTGGACATAGACGGTCAAGTTATAAGCATGGGAGGGAGCGTACAGTTTCACCAGACGGATCGAAGATCTGATATTAGTCAGGCGGCCGACTTCAATGGTGACGGTCGACTCGACGTCGCATATAATCCTCCCTCGGCATACTCTGACCTTTGGATAACAGACAACCGCGGAAACGTCAGACGGGTTCTTCCTACTGGTAATGTTTTCGGTGGACTCGGCACGGTCGGTGGAATGGGTGACTTCTACGGAGATGGAAGAATTGTTATAGCCTACAAAGCCTTCTTCACATCAACTGGTAATAGATACACACCATCTCACATCATGGTGGTTGACAATACAGGGAGGATAGATAATCTCGGAGTTCTTGCGAGATACATCGGCCCAATTGTCGACTTTGACATGGACACAGGATACGTGCCATCAGGAAGCTACAGAACACCGGTGATCGACTGGAGATCTCCGACGATAAGAATCGAAAACATAACCTTGACAGTGGCCATACCCGTGGATACGAGACTCTGGGTGAACGTGCAGGTCTCCGACGACAACTTCTCAACCATTAAAGATAGCAATCTTCTGGTTCTCACCCCTGGTATGGGAGGCATCGACAGAACGTTTCCGCTCAGCCTAAAGCCTGCCAGATATGCCCGAGTAATCTTCTCCTTCTTCACAGACGACCTTTCCAGAACAGCAGTACTCACATCCTTTACCCTCAACACAAACATCGTTACTTTAGAAAATGGCTGGTACATGCGCACTTTTGAGGCTCCTTCAACGCTGGGTACGCACCAAATCAAATTCACAGTGGAGAGATATCCCTATCTAGGAGAAAACACAAAAACTTTCGACGTGCGCAGACTAGTTTTCGAACCGGCTGGCCTCCTCGACGAACACGGGCAAATAGACAACATCTTGAATCCGGGAGAAAGATACTACGTCCTTGTTAAAATCCAGGAAGAAAACGGAACTCACAGATATGATGTCACATCTGGTTCGTTTACCGAAAACATCGGCGGAACTCTCCATAGCCTGATATACCTTGAGAATTCGATCTGGAGGACATCCCTCCAGCTCACCGCTCCAACGACGATCGGCACATACTCCTTCGGTTCAACAGTCTCCGGCTACTCTGCCGAAAACATAATAGGTTCTGGCAACGTTACACACACATACTATGTCAAGACTCTAGAAATCCAGCTCTTCTTCGAGCGTTCTTGGGTCAACCCGGGAGACAATGTTACGATTTATGGCCGGGTAAAGAAATGGCCCGACAACGTCTGGGTCGAGGACGCGGATGTTGACGTGTATGTGGCTGGGAACTATGTGGCGACAGTAAGAACTCAGAGTGGAGAAAACGCTGGAAGATATAAATATACCTTCCAGGCTCCGAGAACGCTGGGCGGATATCCGGTCAGGGTTTGGATATCCCACCAAGGACTCGACAGAGAAAACACCTCCACCTTCTACGTCAAAACCCTCACGATCACCGTTAACATGGATCCGGCGAGCCATCAGGTCAGACCTGGCGTGAAGGTAAGAATCTATGGAGTCGTCAGGAGATGGCCCGAGGGAACTCCTGCGAGCTACGCGACAGTTAAGCTTAGAATGGGCCCGCTAGACAACTACGAAAACATAAACTGGCCCGTTGCAGACAACATCGCGCGAGCCGACGGTTCCTACGACATTTACTTTACCGTCAGGGATGAATGGGTCGGAGAATTCAAGCTTGTTGTAATCGCGACAGACAACTACTTGTTAGAGAACGAGAACTCCACCTGGATGCTCAGCGAAACTATAAAAATATCCGTCTACTTCTCAAGAAGCAACGTCCCGCCCGGAACGCTCATCTACGTTTGGGGATGGGCAATATTCCAGCCGAGCGGGGTTCCGGTTTCTAACAATCCCGTCAGCATCTGGAAGTGGGAAGGTGCAGATGAAGACGCTACATTCACCGACGAGAACGGAAGATATGAATATTATTTCTACGCCCCACAGAACTGGGGTAACTACAACTTCAGGGTGAGAACTTCGAAAGCTGGACTGACTGGAGAAAACGTGTATCCATACAAGGTTAGCACAATCTTGATTTCATTGAACATAGACGATAAGATTGTAAACAAAGGGCAGGAGATAAACATAAGCGGAAGAGCGGCGCTCTTCCCGGGCAACTTGCCGGTGGGCAATACTGTTTTCAGATATTCTGTCGGATGGAGACCGGGGTACAGCTACACACGAACGGATGAAAACGGAAACTACACATTTGTTGAAACTGCCCCATCCGCAATCGGAAGATACACCATAAAAGTTGAAATCGCCCAGGGAGATTTCAGCGGGGAGAACGCCGATAACATCGAGACTAGGGACATGCTGATCTCCGTTTCATTGAGCAAAACAAAGGCTATCCCGGGCGAAAGGGTAAGAGTTAGCGGCTTGACAACCGTGTTGCTTCCGGGCGGGGAAAATAGGCCTCCTCGCGGCGGAACAAGAGTAGATATATACATCGATGACGAATGGTGGGCATACACATACACCGATACGAGTGGATATTACTGGAAAGACATAAACGCCCCTGACGTTGGACCACACGAGGTAAAGGTCGTTTGCGCAGATAACGAGAACATCATTGGAGAAAACGTCACGTATCTCTACGTGGAACGCATTCTTATTTCCGTTAACGTTGACAGGGATCCTTCCAACCCAGGAGCTGCAAACAGAGTCTGGGGATATGCATGGTTCCAGTACAGCGGAGACCCTGTTGAGAACTATGTACAAATCCGTCTTAATGGTGTGCCGATCGCAACGGTTATGACAAACCGTTTCGGATACTACGAAAATAACTTCACCTCACCAACCTCGCTTGGTGAGCACAGAATCGATGTCACAATGTTGCATGAAAACTTCAGGGGAGACAATACGCGGTGGTTCTGGGTAAGAACCCTGGACATTCCAGTGAATCTGAGCGATAAGATTGTGAGGAGCGGGCAGTACATAACGGTCAGCGGAAGAATAACCGTTCAACCTGGCGGATGGCCAGTTCCTCAGTATACAGTTGTGCGCATATATCCGAGCTGGACCTCTCCAATAATAACATCCACCGGCCCAGATGGTACTTACACGGCCGGTCTAAATGCCCCCGCAACTCTTGGGATCCACACGATAAGGGTTGAAGCGGAGGAGGGGGAGAACGGCATAATGGGAAGCAGGGAAAACACGATAGAGGTCCGAGAGCTCCGCTTCTCAGAGTTTAAACTTGTAGACAACCACGGGCAGGAGGACCGAATAATGAATCCGGGTGAATCCTACAGACTATTCATAAGAATTCAGGAATTCAATGGAGCCTCATATTTCGACGTTGAGGAAACTCATCCATCAAATCCGTTCAAGGTCACGATCGCGGGTCAAGACTACACCCTTGCATACACCGGAAGTTCTGGAATATGGAGAACTCCTTACCTCACAGCAGAGAGTTCGCTCGGGATGTATGTGGTCTCCGCATTCTTCTTCGGAAGTTCAGCTAACGATATCTATGGAAGCCAATCAATCAACTATACATACGACGTGAAGACAATCTGGCTTTCGCTTGTCATAGATAATGTAGTCAATCCTATGGAAAACACAACAATTTCCGGCAGAGCTATTCTATTGCCAGATGATGCCCCTGTCAAACGAGAAAACGTATTTATCTTCAAAGAAGACGAACTGCTTACAATCGTTCAGACCGACTGGGAAGGTTATTTCAGATATTCCTTCGTGGCTCCTGACCTGCTCGAAAATTACTTCCTGAAAGTTAGAATAACCGATGCCAACGGAATTGAGAGAGAAAACTCCAGAAGACAGTGGGTGAAAACAATTGAAATTTCCATATTCCTAGGCGAAGAGGTCGTCGGAATTTCTCCCACTGACAATGTGTATGGTTGGGTCATTCTACATCCAGACAACATACCACAAAGCGGCTTGGCTGTGAGGATTTTCGGAACCGGTCTAGACAACGAACAAACTGTGTATACCAACGATGAAGGTTATTACTTCCTGCAGTTCAACGTTTCTGCATATGCTAGGAATTACGGATTTGGAGAGGTCAGAGTTCAAGTCAGGAATGCTGACAACATTTACAATGAAAACTCCGCGACCTACTATGTCGGAACTCCGGTAAACGTGAGGGGATGGATGAAGAATGCTGAAGGAAAACCGCTTCCCGCAACTTTCGAGTTCACATCGATTTCGAAAGGTTATACCCTCAGAATTTCCGTAAAACCAGACGGAACATACAGTGGCGTAATAATAAAAGACGATTATCATATGACATTCAGACTCTTTGGGCATTCTATAACTTTCTACTCCGTGAGGACTTTCTCAGAAGCCCAGCAATGGGAGAACTTTGATAATCTAATCCGAATAGACAATATACCGCGATCCGCAGCATACGTTTCAGACAACGTGAACACGATATTCGCTATTGCTATAGAAATAGACAACAAGCTCGCGGACAATTTCCAGACTGCGACGATCGTTCTGGATTACACACCATGGCTCGGGATGATAACAAACGAAAGCAACCTTGCCGTCTACAAGGCGAGCTGGGATATGGCGAGAAGAGAAAACACAAGTAAATGGACAAGGCTTGGAGGAACTATCAACAAGATCGATCACACAATAACTCTCAGTGGAGTTACCAAATTCTCGGCATATGTGGTGGGCGAGAGTGTACCTTCCATGCAGGATGTCGTTGGACCGATCGTTGGGCCTTTAGTGGGGCCGATCGTTGGACCACTTAGAGGACCGATACCAGATTACAGCGGGACTCTGAGGAAGATCATGGGGCTCATCGCAGATATTCAGACGACGGTGGAGAACCTGCCTACTCTTGAAAATCTCCCGCAAACTCCACCAGTGGAGGTTACTCCGAGTCCTTCCGCCGGTGTGTCTCTCGATATGTATCCTGGAGAAACGGCCAAAGTTCCACTTTCAATCAAGAACAACTCCAATGTTCCGATTATCGTCACCGCATCAAAAGTCGGTCAGACATCCGCCTTCATCTCCTTCGAAGAACCGTACATAACCGTTCAGCCAGGAGATGTAGGAAAAGTTATGCTTGTCGTTCATATACCTGAAAACACACCGAAGGGTCTTTACACAGGTTCTGTTTTCCTTTATCCTGGAGTCCTGCAGGCTCCGATTGAAATTCCTGTCAAGATTCGCGTTCTCTCTCCGGCCAGAAGTCTGCTTGATGTAAGAATATCTTCACTTCTCCCAAGCGTTAATCCTGGTAAACATCAGAAAGCCGAGGTTACACTCTACAACATGGGAGAAGAGAAGAGAGTCGATGCCGTGGTGAGAGTTCAACTCATTGATCCGGACACTTTAGCTGTTCTCAATGAGGTTGAGGAAACTATGGCGGTCGAGACTTCTTTGAGCAGAATCTTTAGCCTGAAGGTTCCTGAAAACGCAAAGGAAAAATATTACTACCTAAAAGCTTTGGCGACTTATCTGACAGGCGAAAACAGAGAGATGCAGGCAAGTGCTCTCGCCTCGATGTCTGTGATAATTCCATTCTGGGATAAAACAACCTGGGGGATTTCCAACAAGATATTCTACTCTGTGATAGCCGCTGCGATTGCCGCCGGAACGGCCGGTTACCTGTACTACCGCAGGCTGAAGAAATTACGCGAAGCACAGAAGAGATATGAAAGGGTTCTATCCTTCACCGAACTTCCACAGCCTGGACCGAGAAGCGCCTTCATAGGAAAACTGGCTGAAACCCCGAGAAAGGCATATCTGTACCTAGATGACCTCAGAACTCACGCGATTGTTGCTGGAGCGACCGGAGCAGGCAAAACCATAATGACGCAGGATCTTGCCGAAGAGGCACTCATGCACGGAATCGATGTCTTCGTTTTCGACCCGACAGCACAGTGGACTGGAATGCTCCAAAAGTGTACCGAGCACGAGATGCTTAGACACTATGACAAGTTTGGAATGAAGGAGAGAGATGCAGCGGGATTCCCAGGATATATAAAGAGAATCAAGGATCCAACTGAGTATCTCAACCTAGGCAAACTGCTCAAGAGACCGAAGAAAGAAGGAGAGATGGGCAGGATATGGGTTTTCCTGATCGACCAGCTTGACAGCAGAGATCTTGACGTTTTCATCGCAAACACCATAAACGACATCTTCAAGAGCAATCCCGAGGAGAGCCAGAAGCTTAGGGCGCTCATAATCTTTGACGAGGTCCACAGACTCCTACCCAGATTCGGAGGAAAAGGTCTGGGAATAACGATGCTCGAGCGCGCCGTAAGAGAATTCAGAAAATGGGGAATTGGTCTCGTGCTCGCTTCGCAAGTCATTGCTGACTTTGAAAAGGAAATAAGAGCAAACATAAGAACACAGATCCAGCTCTGGACGAGAGATGAGGAGGAACTCGAGAGGATAAAGGAGAAGTTCGGACTCGGCTACATGCAGTCGGTCGCCAAAGCGGCCGTTGGGACCGGAATGGTATTCAACTCCGACTACAACAAGGGTAGACCTTACTTCATCCACTTCAGGCCCATTCTCCACAGATTGACCAGACTAGAAGAAGATGTGATAATAAAGTGGGACAAATACACCAGGAGACTTGAGGAGCTCCAGGAGAAACTCGATAAGCTGAGAGAGGCTGGAGCTGACATTTTCGACCTTGAGATCGAACTCGGGCTAGCGAGAAAGAAACTAGAAGAGGGTGCGTTCGACGTCGTCGATCTCTACTTGGAATCTGTTGAACCTAGAATTGATAAAGAGTGTAAGGCGAGAAAAATAGAAATCAAAAAAGTCAGGGTTACTGAGGAAGAGCTGAAGAAGGCCGAGATGGAGGCTAAGAAAGAAAGAGTAAAAGCGGAGAAGGCGGAGGACGAGAAGGAATCCAGAAAGCCCGAAAAGAAAACATGA
- a CDS encoding MinD/ParA family protein produces the protein MIISVISGKGGTGKTAVVANVGASLASDFGKRVLLVDCNLESPDLPLWFNLFPPIPSREKKVENLKAYTYRPGLDVMPSSSIEGLKGEKLGQILRKSGYHYVILDTPPVGFSEFLNSSDCALITTTPDIAAVSRALKATKIAEKKDVKVIGVVLNRVRVASYEVSKAEILSTFRVPLIVTIPEDTSVMKSLMEGMPCVLSHPGSRASIAFKKLAAETCGEEFKMGPIQRIRLKGWKLWRSV, from the coding sequence TTGATAATAAGTGTTATATCCGGAAAGGGGGGAACTGGCAAGACTGCCGTAGTAGCAAATGTCGGGGCTTCGCTCGCTTCCGACTTTGGGAAGAGGGTTCTTCTCGTAGACTGCAATCTCGAGTCTCCAGACCTCCCGCTTTGGTTCAATCTCTTTCCACCGATTCCATCGAGGGAGAAAAAAGTGGAGAACCTGAAAGCATACACCTACAGACCAGGGCTCGATGTCATGCCATCCTCCTCTATAGAGGGCCTGAAGGGAGAGAAGCTCGGACAAATTCTTAGAAAATCCGGATATCACTATGTTATTCTTGACACACCACCGGTAGGCTTCTCGGAGTTTCTAAACTCTTCCGATTGTGCTCTCATCACAACAACGCCAGACATCGCAGCGGTTTCCAGGGCTCTGAAGGCGACGAAGATAGCGGAGAAAAAGGATGTGAAAGTCATCGGTGTGGTTTTGAACAGAGTGAGGGTGGCAAGCTATGAGGTCAGCAAGGCGGAAATACTTTCGACTTTCCGCGTTCCGCTCATCGTGACGATCCCAGAGGATACGTCCGTGATGAAGAGTCTGATGGAGGGTATGCCATGTGTTCTCTCCCATCCGGGCTCTAGGGCCTCCATTGCATTTAAGAAACTTGCTGCAGAAACTTGTGGCGAGGAATTCAAGATGGGACCAATTCAGAGGATTAGGTTGAAAGGGTGGAAACTGTGGCGCTCGGTCTGA